Proteins encoded in a region of the Blastococcus sp. Marseille-P5729 genome:
- a CDS encoding type 1 glutamine amidotransferase domain-containing protein, producing the protein MARKIAFLVAPEGIEQQELIDPWQAVTDAGHEPVLLSTESGEVQMFKHLDKADTQQVDALVADAEPAEYDALVLPGGVANPDALRMDENAVEFVREFVGSGRPVAVICHAAWMLVEADVVSGRKLTSWPSLQTDVRNAGGEWVDEEVVIDENLITSRKPDDLPAFCDALLEAIGE; encoded by the coding sequence ATCGCATTCCTCGTCGCCCCTGAAGGTATCGAGCAGCAGGAGCTCATCGATCCGTGGCAGGCGGTCACGGATGCCGGTCACGAGCCGGTGCTGCTGAGCACCGAATCCGGCGAGGTGCAGATGTTCAAGCATCTGGACAAGGCCGACACTCAGCAGGTCGACGCGCTCGTTGCGGACGCCGAGCCTGCGGAGTACGACGCGCTTGTACTGCCGGGCGGGGTGGCCAATCCCGACGCGCTGCGCATGGACGAGAACGCCGTCGAGTTCGTGCGTGAGTTCGTCGGCAGCGGTCGACCGGTCGCCGTGATCTGCCACGCGGCCTGGATGCTGGTCGAGGCGGACGTTGTGTCCGGACGCAAGCTCACCTCGTGGCCGAGTCTGCAGACCGACGTCCGCAATGCCGGCGGCGAGTGGGTCGACGAGGAGGTCGTCATCGACGAGAACCTCATTACCAGCCGCAAGCCCGACGACCTGCCTGCGTTCTGCGACGCACTGCTGGAGGCGATCGGCGAGTAG